Proteins from a genomic interval of Pseudoruegeria sp. SHC-113:
- a CDS encoding zinc-dependent alcohol dehydrogenase family protein — protein sequence MVLQARYDSFGDPADVLHLNDAEAQGLAAGQARIAMLRAPINPSDLIQVAGNYGVRPELPAVAGNEGLGRVIEVAEGVATVKPGDLVLLPAGCGTWQSEVVADAATLFALPEADLDQLSMLTVNPPTAFLLLEEFVDLHEGDWIIQSAANSAVGRYVIQLAAQRGLRTVNVVRRPELAAELEDLGADVVLVDGEDLPQRVADAVGEGRIRLGVDAVSGGTFARMSECLAPGGVMVSYGAMANAPAMLSPQAVIFRDVQVRGFWLARWFTHASPTRKQEVFGALIGLIAQGKLKAAVDAVYPLSALSDAVAHAARDGRGGKVLLAPSEGV from the coding sequence ATGGTGCTTCAGGCGCGTTACGATTCCTTCGGCGATCCGGCCGATGTTCTTCACCTCAACGACGCCGAGGCGCAGGGGCTTGCCGCAGGGCAGGCCCGGATTGCCATGCTGCGCGCGCCGATCAACCCGTCGGATCTGATCCAAGTGGCGGGCAACTATGGTGTGCGGCCAGAGCTGCCCGCGGTGGCCGGCAACGAGGGGCTGGGGCGCGTTATAGAGGTGGCCGAGGGCGTTGCCACTGTGAAGCCCGGCGATCTGGTGTTGCTGCCTGCGGGCTGCGGCACCTGGCAGAGCGAAGTGGTGGCCGATGCTGCGACGCTCTTTGCCCTGCCGGAGGCCGATCTGGATCAGCTTTCCATGCTCACGGTGAACCCGCCCACGGCCTTTCTGCTGCTGGAAGAGTTCGTGGACCTGCATGAGGGCGACTGGATCATCCAGTCCGCCGCGAATTCGGCCGTGGGGCGCTACGTGATCCAGCTGGCCGCGCAGCGGGGCTTGCGCACCGTGAACGTGGTGCGCCGCCCCGAACTGGCGGCGGAGCTGGAAGACCTGGGCGCCGATGTCGTGCTGGTGGATGGCGAGGACCTGCCCCAGCGGGTGGCCGATGCCGTGGGTGAGGGGCGCATCCGGCTGGGGGTGGATGCCGTTTCGGGCGGAACGTTCGCCCGGATGAGCGAATGCCTCGCGCCGGGGGGCGTGATGGTCTCCTACGGGGCGATGGCCAATGCGCCCGCCATGCTCAGCCCGCAGGCGGTGATCTTCCGCGATGTTCAGGTGCGCGGCTTCTGGCTCGCGCGCTGGTTCACCCATGCGAGCCCCACCCGAAAGCAGGAGGTTTTCGGCGCGCTGATCGGGCTGATCGCGCAAGGCAAGCTGAAGGCCGCGGTGGACGCCGTTTATCCGCTTTCTGCGCTTTCCGACGCCGTGGCCCATGCCGCGCGCGACGGGCGGGGCGGCAAGGTCTTGCTTGCCCCCAGCGAGGGTGTTTAA
- a CDS encoding exodeoxyribonuclease III: MPFTLATWNINSVRLREEIVLKLMQEEMPDVLCLQECKSPVEKIPLEGFRALGYHHMVARGQKGYNGVAILSKIPMEEAGSEDFASLGHARHIAGRLENGVTVHNFYVPAGGDVADRDVNEKFGQKLDYLTDMRDSFHAAAPEKSILVGDLNIAPREDDVWDHKKLLKVVSHTPIEVEYLAQVQEAGNWVDVTRADIPDGRLYSWWSYRAKDWDGADKGRRLDHVWATPDIAGAAHSSRILRAARGWEKPSDHAPVFATFDL; this comes from the coding sequence ATGCCCTTCACCCTCGCCACCTGGAACATCAACTCCGTGCGCCTGCGCGAAGAGATCGTGCTGAAGCTGATGCAGGAGGAGATGCCCGATGTCCTGTGCCTGCAGGAGTGCAAGAGCCCGGTGGAGAAGATCCCTTTGGAGGGGTTCCGGGCGCTGGGCTATCACCACATGGTGGCGCGCGGGCAGAAGGGCTACAACGGGGTAGCGATCCTCTCGAAGATCCCGATGGAAGAAGCCGGCAGCGAGGATTTCGCCAGCCTCGGCCATGCCCGTCATATCGCCGGGCGGCTGGAAAATGGCGTGACGGTGCATAATTTCTACGTGCCTGCGGGCGGCGATGTGGCGGACCGTGACGTGAACGAGAAGTTCGGCCAGAAGCTCGACTACCTCACCGACATGCGCGACAGCTTCCATGCCGCTGCGCCTGAGAAATCCATACTCGTGGGCGATCTGAACATCGCGCCGCGCGAGGATGACGTCTGGGATCACAAGAAGCTGCTGAAGGTCGTCAGCCATACGCCGATCGAGGTGGAGTACCTCGCACAGGTGCAGGAGGCCGGCAACTGGGTGGATGTGACCCGCGCCGACATCCCCGACGGGCGGCTCTATTCCTGGTGGTCCTACCGGGCGAAGGATTGGGACGGGGCCGACAAGGGCCGCCGGCTTGATCACGTCTGGGCAACGCCCGACATCGCGGGCGCGGCGCACTCCAGCCGCATCCTGCGCGCGGCGCGCGGCTGGGAGAAACCCTCAGACCACGCGCCCGTTTTCGCGACATTCGATCTGTAG
- a CDS encoding response regulator transcription factor: MATLKKILLVDDDEDLREALSEQLVMTEDFDVFEAGNGQEAMAKAKEAIYDLVILDVGLPDTDGRELCRLLRKQGVKCPILMLTGHDSDADTILGLDAGANDYITKPFKFPVLLARIRAQLRQHEQSEDAVFQLGPYTFKPAMKMLVDEDDRKIRLTEKETNILKFLYRASEGVVPRDVLLHEVWGYNAGVTTHTLETHIYRLRQKIEPDPSNARLLVTESGGYRLAS, translated from the coding sequence ATGGCAACCCTGAAGAAAATCCTGCTGGTGGACGATGACGAGGATCTCCGCGAGGCCCTGAGCGAACAGCTCGTCATGACCGAAGATTTCGACGTCTTTGAGGCCGGCAACGGCCAGGAGGCGATGGCCAAGGCCAAGGAGGCGATCTACGATCTGGTGATCCTCGACGTGGGCCTGCCCGATACCGACGGCCGCGAGCTCTGCCGCCTGCTGCGCAAACAGGGCGTGAAATGCCCGATCCTGATGCTGACGGGCCATGACAGCGATGCCGACACGATCCTCGGCCTTGATGCCGGCGCGAACGACTACATCACCAAGCCCTTCAAGTTCCCGGTCTTGCTGGCCCGCATCCGCGCCCAATTGCGCCAGCACGAGCAGAGCGAAGACGCCGTGTTCCAGCTGGGGCCCTACACGTTCAAACCGGCGATGAAGATGCTGGTGGATGAGGACGATCGCAAGATCCGGCTCACCGAGAAGGAAACCAACATCCTGAAGTTCCTCTACCGCGCATCCGAAGGCGTGGTGCCGCGCGACGTGCTGCTGCACGAGGTCTGGGGCTATAACGCCGGTGTAACGACCCATACGTTAGAAACGCATATCTACCGGCTGCGCCAGAAGATCGAACCCGATCCTTCCAACGCACGCCTGCTGGTGACGGAGAGCGGCGGCTACCGCCTCGCCTCCTGA
- a CDS encoding DUF4242 domain-containing protein, giving the protein MKKYVIERDLPGVGGMNAQELCGAAAKSNEALAELAGHVQWQHSYVTGDKTFCVYLADNEDAVRKHSELSGFPANVITEVVTVIDPTTANA; this is encoded by the coding sequence ATGAAGAAATACGTGATCGAACGCGATCTGCCCGGTGTCGGCGGCATGAACGCGCAGGAGCTTTGCGGCGCAGCGGCAAAATCCAATGAAGCCCTCGCGGAACTCGCTGGCCATGTGCAGTGGCAGCATTCCTATGTGACCGGCGACAAGACCTTCTGCGTCTACCTTGCCGACAACGAAGACGCGGTGCGCAAGCACTCCGAACTCAGCGGCTTCCCGGCCAATGTGATCACCGAGGTCGTCACGGTGATCGATCCGACCACCGCGAACGCCTGA